In the genome of Hymenobacter taeanensis, one region contains:
- a CDS encoding SDR family oxidoreductase produces MSENFSLEGKVIVVTGGTGILGQSFIDGIVEAGGTVGILGRNAAIAHERAEAIKARGGQALALVADVLEEDQLRAACQQVVQTYGRIDGLVNAAGGNGADGVLDPEHDVFKMNLEGMKRVMDLNIWGAIRPTQVFGEAIAQSGRRGSIVNISSMNSKRAITKVLGYNMGKAALDCYNQWFAVEMANRYGDKLRMNALAPGFFLTEQNRNLLTTPDGGFTARGELVIRQTPFKRFGHPDELKGALVWLLSDASQFVTGSMICVDGGFSIFGGV; encoded by the coding sequence ATGAGTGAGAATTTTTCCCTGGAGGGCAAAGTAATCGTGGTTACCGGTGGCACCGGCATCCTAGGCCAGTCGTTCATTGATGGCATTGTAGAAGCCGGCGGCACCGTGGGCATTCTGGGCCGCAACGCCGCCATAGCGCACGAGCGGGCCGAGGCTATCAAGGCCCGCGGCGGCCAGGCGCTGGCCCTGGTAGCCGATGTGCTGGAAGAAGACCAGTTGCGCGCCGCCTGCCAACAGGTAGTACAGACCTACGGCCGCATTGATGGCCTGGTAAACGCCGCCGGCGGCAACGGCGCCGATGGTGTGCTTGACCCTGAGCACGACGTATTTAAGATGAACCTTGAGGGCATGAAGCGGGTGATGGACCTGAACATTTGGGGTGCCATCCGGCCAACGCAGGTGTTCGGTGAGGCCATTGCGCAATCGGGCCGCCGCGGCAGCATCGTGAACATATCCTCCATGAACTCCAAGCGGGCCATTACTAAGGTGCTGGGCTACAACATGGGCAAGGCCGCCCTCGACTGCTACAACCAGTGGTTTGCGGTGGAAATGGCCAACCGCTACGGCGACAAGCTGCGCATGAATGCCCTGGCCCCCGGCTTCTTCCTGACGGAGCAAAACCGCAACCTGCTCACCACTCCCGATGGCGGCTTCACGGCTCGTGGCGAGTTGGTTATCCGCCAGACGCCCTTTAAGCGCTTCGGCCACCCCGATGAGCTGAAAGGTGCCCTGGTATGGCTGCTCAGCGACGCCTCCCAGTTTGTAACCGGCTCCATGATTTGCGTGGATGGCGGTTTTTCCATCTTTGGCGGCGTGTAA
- a CDS encoding glycoside hydrolase family 3 N-terminal domain-containing protein yields the protein MRTPTLPYCLLFPALLLTSAVQGQSKQNIYRKGWIDFNKNGKKDVFEDVAQPVERRVADLLSQMTLEEKTCQTATLYGYGRVLKDKMPTAEWKTMVWKDGIANIDEELNGLAYHPGAATEFSYPFSKHATAINDVQKWFVEQTRLGIPVDFTNEGIHGLCHDRATPLPAPIGIGSTWNKALVRQAGATVGREAKALGYSNVYAPILDPARDQRWGRVVECYGENPFHIAELGKQMVLGIQEQGVASTLKHYAVYSVPKGGRDGDVRTDPHVAPREMHQLYLYPFRRVIQEAKPMGVMSSYNDWDGQPVTGSHYFLTELLREKFGFDGYVVSDSEAVEFLFTKHHVADTYKQAVQQAIEAGLNVRTNFTMPEVYIMPLRELVKEGRVSMKTLDRRVADVLRVKFRLGLFDQPYTSNPKAADKTVHTAADEAFSLQLNRETMVLLKNEKNLLPLDDKALKSVLVTGPLAAEKNYTTSRYGPSNNPVTTVLDGIKSYLGAKATVHYAKGCNIVDASWPESEIIPTALTKEEQASIDEAVAQARLADVVIAVVGEDEKRVGESLSRTGLGLPGRQLQLLQALQATGKPVVMVLVNGQPLTINWENRYVPAILEAWFPGPQSGRVIAETLFGDNNPGGKLPITFPKSTGQIEYNFPFKVSSQAGQPSAGPNGYGKTSINGALYPFGFGLSYTSFEYGNLVVSQPSQHANANVQVTMEVTNTGKRLGDEVVQLYLKDKVSSVTTYEFDLRGFERVRLQPGEKKTVSFTLHPNDLALLDKNMNWTVEPGEFEVLLGSSSEDIRLRKSFTIQAD from the coding sequence ATGCGTACTCCCACCCTCCCATATTGCCTGTTATTTCCTGCCCTGCTGTTGACCTCGGCCGTGCAGGGACAAAGCAAGCAGAACATTTACCGCAAAGGCTGGATTGACTTCAATAAGAACGGCAAAAAGGACGTGTTTGAGGATGTCGCGCAGCCAGTAGAGCGCCGGGTAGCCGACTTACTCTCGCAGATGACGCTGGAGGAGAAAACCTGCCAAACGGCCACGCTTTACGGCTACGGCCGGGTGCTGAAGGACAAGATGCCCACGGCGGAGTGGAAGACCATGGTCTGGAAGGATGGCATTGCCAACATCGACGAAGAGCTTAATGGCCTAGCCTACCACCCCGGCGCCGCCACCGAGTTTTCCTATCCGTTCAGCAAGCATGCCACTGCCATTAATGATGTGCAGAAGTGGTTTGTGGAGCAAACGCGCCTGGGTATTCCGGTTGATTTCACAAACGAGGGCATCCATGGCCTCTGCCACGACCGGGCCACGCCCTTGCCGGCCCCCATTGGTATTGGCAGCACCTGGAACAAGGCCCTGGTGCGCCAAGCCGGCGCCACCGTGGGCCGTGAGGCCAAAGCCCTGGGCTACTCCAATGTGTATGCCCCCATCCTCGACCCGGCCCGCGACCAGCGCTGGGGCCGGGTGGTAGAGTGCTACGGCGAAAATCCCTTCCATATTGCGGAGCTGGGCAAGCAAATGGTACTCGGCATTCAGGAGCAGGGCGTGGCCTCTACGCTCAAGCACTACGCCGTGTACAGCGTGCCCAAAGGTGGCCGCGACGGCGACGTGCGCACCGACCCGCACGTGGCGCCCCGCGAGATGCACCAGCTCTACCTCTACCCCTTCCGGCGCGTGATTCAGGAAGCCAAGCCCATGGGCGTGATGAGCAGCTACAACGACTGGGACGGGCAGCCGGTAACCGGCAGCCACTATTTCCTGACGGAGCTGCTGCGCGAGAAATTCGGCTTCGATGGGTACGTGGTGTCGGATAGTGAGGCCGTGGAGTTCCTGTTTACCAAGCACCACGTGGCCGATACCTACAAGCAGGCTGTGCAGCAGGCCATTGAGGCGGGCCTGAACGTGCGAACCAACTTCACCATGCCGGAGGTGTACATAATGCCCCTACGCGAGCTGGTGAAGGAAGGCCGCGTATCCATGAAGACCCTGGACCGGCGCGTGGCCGATGTGCTGCGGGTGAAGTTCCGGCTGGGCCTCTTTGACCAGCCCTACACGAGCAACCCCAAAGCCGCCGACAAAACCGTGCACACCGCGGCCGATGAAGCCTTCTCATTGCAGTTGAACCGTGAAACCATGGTGCTGCTGAAGAACGAGAAAAACCTGTTGCCGCTTGATGACAAGGCCCTGAAGTCGGTGCTGGTGACTGGCCCGTTGGCGGCGGAAAAGAACTACACCACCAGCCGGTATGGCCCCTCCAACAACCCCGTTACCACGGTGCTGGATGGCATCAAGAGCTACCTCGGGGCAAAGGCCACGGTGCACTACGCCAAAGGCTGCAACATTGTGGATGCCAGCTGGCCTGAAAGCGAAATCATTCCGACGGCTTTAACCAAAGAGGAGCAAGCCAGCATCGACGAAGCCGTGGCCCAGGCCCGGCTGGCCGATGTGGTAATTGCGGTGGTGGGTGAGGATGAGAAGCGCGTGGGCGAAAGCCTTTCGCGCACAGGCCTAGGCCTGCCCGGCCGTCAGCTGCAGCTGCTACAGGCACTGCAGGCCACTGGTAAGCCCGTGGTAATGGTATTAGTAAACGGCCAGCCGCTCACCATTAACTGGGAAAACCGCTATGTGCCGGCCATTCTGGAGGCCTGGTTTCCGGGACCTCAGAGTGGGCGCGTAATTGCAGAAACGCTGTTCGGCGACAACAACCCCGGCGGCAAGCTGCCCATCACCTTCCCCAAATCAACGGGCCAGATCGAGTACAATTTCCCCTTCAAGGTGTCGTCGCAGGCGGGCCAGCCCAGCGCGGGGCCCAACGGCTACGGCAAAACCAGCATCAACGGCGCGCTCTACCCCTTTGGCTTCGGGCTGAGCTACACCTCCTTTGAGTACGGCAACCTGGTAGTAAGCCAGCCCAGCCAGCACGCCAACGCCAATGTGCAGGTAACCATGGAGGTAACCAACACCGGGAAGCGCCTGGGCGACGAAGTGGTGCAGCTCTACCTCAAAGACAAAGTCAGCAGCGTGACCACGTACGAGTTTGACCTCCGTGGCTTTGAGCGCGTGCGGCTGCAGCCCGGCGAGAAGAAAACCGTCAGCTTCACCCTCCACCCCAACGACCTGGCCCTGCTCGACAAAAACATGAACTGGACTGTGGAGCCCGGCGAGTTTGAAGTGCTGCTCGGTAGCTCTTCCGAAGACATCCGCCTTCGCAAATCCTTCACCATTCAAGCTGACTAA
- a CDS encoding RagB/SusD family nutrient uptake outer membrane protein — MKKKLLLLGICSLGFFSSCESFLEEKPYDFLTASNFYQNEGDAIAGLNGVFSLMQAQTYYGRTVWLVTELPGDYMAVVGATTGDRAELSRFTYTANNGEIGNWWVNNYRLIGRANDLIDKVPAVSMNEASKNNILGNARFLRALAYFELVRSYGDVPLITSPIKGPNDDLRPARTPKAAVYEQIIEDLQFAEANCLKENQIPAGNKGRVSSGAAASLLAKVYLTRASSSDAKGTDNQDALAACNRVINSGLYSLMPTYGDVFLPDRENNAEHIFSVQFDLPPNVGNIIVRQNLPAALGGFASFTAEDWFVKSYAATDVRKDWNLSNKANTTTLPQYYFNKFRDDKRIGNDSRVNWLVTRYADVLLMQSEALNNLNAADVTKYQGINRVRQRAGLAALPTTATTKDAFVDLLVLERAWELCDEGHRRYDLIRLNRLKQVEKTIFNRDISDNYLLFPIPQTEIALNPNLTQNPGF; from the coding sequence ATGAAAAAGAAGCTCCTTCTTCTCGGCATATGTTCCCTTGGCTTCTTCTCTTCCTGCGAGTCCTTCCTGGAAGAAAAGCCTTATGATTTCCTTACCGCCAGCAACTTTTACCAAAACGAGGGCGACGCCATTGCGGGCCTGAACGGGGTGTTTAGCCTCATGCAGGCCCAAACCTACTACGGCCGCACGGTGTGGCTGGTAACGGAGCTGCCCGGCGACTACATGGCCGTGGTGGGCGCTACCACCGGCGACCGGGCCGAGCTAAGCCGCTTCACCTACACCGCCAACAACGGCGAAATCGGGAACTGGTGGGTGAACAACTACCGCCTGATTGGCCGCGCCAACGATCTGATTGACAAGGTGCCGGCCGTGAGCATGAACGAGGCCAGCAAGAACAACATCCTCGGCAACGCCCGCTTCCTGCGCGCCCTGGCCTACTTTGAGCTGGTGCGCTCCTACGGCGACGTACCCCTGATTACCTCGCCCATCAAAGGCCCGAACGACGACCTGCGCCCCGCCCGCACACCCAAAGCGGCGGTGTACGAGCAGATTATTGAGGACCTGCAGTTTGCCGAAGCCAACTGCCTGAAGGAAAACCAGATTCCGGCCGGCAACAAAGGCCGCGTTTCCAGCGGGGCCGCGGCCAGCCTGCTGGCGAAAGTATACCTCACCCGCGCCAGCTCTTCCGATGCCAAAGGCACCGACAACCAGGATGCGCTGGCCGCTTGTAACCGCGTTATCAACTCCGGCTTGTATAGCCTGATGCCAACCTACGGCGACGTTTTTCTGCCTGACCGCGAAAACAACGCCGAGCACATTTTCTCGGTGCAGTTTGATTTGCCCCCAAACGTGGGCAACATCATTGTGCGCCAAAACCTGCCGGCGGCGCTGGGCGGCTTCGCCTCGTTCACGGCCGAGGATTGGTTTGTGAAATCATACGCCGCTACCGATGTGCGCAAAGACTGGAACCTGAGCAACAAGGCCAATACCACCACGCTGCCCCAGTACTACTTCAACAAGTTCCGCGACGACAAGCGCATCGGCAACGACTCGCGCGTTAACTGGCTGGTGACCCGCTACGCCGATGTGCTGCTGATGCAGTCGGAGGCACTCAACAACCTCAACGCCGCTGACGTGACCAAGTACCAGGGCATTAACCGGGTGCGGCAGCGGGCTGGCCTGGCGGCTCTGCCCACTACCGCCACCACCAAAGATGCCTTCGTGGATCTGCTGGTGCTGGAGCGCGCCTGGGAGCTGTGTGATGAAGGCCACCGCCGCTACGACCTGATCCGGCTGAACCGCCTGAAGCAAGTGGAGAAAACCATCTTCAACCGCGACATCAGCGACAATTACCTGCTGTTCCCGATTCCGCAAACGGAAATAGCCCTCAACCCCAACCTAACGCAAAACCCTGGCTTCTAG
- a CDS encoding SusC/RagA family TonB-linked outer membrane protein, translated as MRKFTHLLLPAAVVISVSAHAQTSQVTGTVLSATDNSPLPGVSVVIKGTTTGASTDPDGKFSLPVPATGDPVLVFSFIGFEPQEVRVGGRSSIGSVKLGEKATALNDVVVVGYGTQRKRDITGSVASISAEQVAETPITRADQILQGRVSGVQVTQTNSEPGGNVSIRIRGTNSINSGNEPLFVVDGFPGAGDLNSINPSDIESIEVLKDASATAIYGSRGANGVVIITTKKGKAGRNAINFEAYTGVSNVRKKYDLMNAPEFARYLNDVQTLNNLENKTTTPLPYTQQQIDAMGEGTDWQDEIFRQGRQSNYQLGFSGGTEDTRYNLSFNYFDQEGIILNSGFKRGSVRLNLDRRVSNKINVSFTSQLSRTQQRLTTVNTNGGSNGGVLLDALRFSPIQPVRDANGNYTFQNQPLPAVEIAGNPVAYAESAKDNLTTTRALINVAGEYQLLEGLKLRISGGTDLFANQRNQFIPSTVYVGQNTNGSATKASNNNYSWLNENTLTYDRKLNENNALNVVAGLSFQEFVNENYSASANNFFTNALGSDNIGLGANVLTPSSGKNSNRLASYFGRVNYRLFEKYLFTFTMRADGSSRFGPNNKWGYFPSAAFAYRLIDENFMKGFTSLSDLKLRASYGITGNQEIGSYQSLGRYGLSAYTSGATRLVGLSPSNVPNPDLSWESTAAADVGIDVAFLKNRISVTADVYYKKTTDLLLQVSIPQTTGFSNILQNAGSVQNKGLEFSLNTVNFDSKKFSWNTNLNFSLNRNKVLDLNGEYQRFVGQSSTSLFPGATAATSVLRVGEPIGSFYGYVFQGIWQTPEEITASGLTTTVRPGDPRYADLNGDKKIDGNDRTIIGRAQPKFIYGFTNGFSYGPVSLNIFIQGVQGTDVLNLNRYELESGFTTTNKLRSVNDRWTGPGTSNTIPKANSVVRRSTGIVSDVVENGSFARLKTVTVSFNVPLPEAVTKTIKSASVYVTGQNLITITKYSGYDPEVNSFGNSGLSLNTDYNAFPSTRTFIGGVKIGF; from the coding sequence ATGCGAAAATTTACCCACCTATTGCTGCCCGCCGCGGTAGTAATATCCGTTTCGGCACACGCCCAAACCAGCCAGGTAACCGGCACGGTGCTGAGTGCTACGGATAACTCTCCCCTCCCTGGGGTATCAGTTGTTATCAAAGGCACCACCACCGGCGCCTCCACTGACCCCGACGGCAAGTTCAGCTTGCCCGTTCCCGCCACCGGCGACCCCGTGTTGGTGTTCTCCTTCATTGGTTTTGAGCCCCAGGAAGTGCGCGTGGGCGGCCGCAGTTCCATTGGCTCGGTGAAGCTTGGGGAGAAGGCCACGGCCCTGAATGACGTGGTGGTAGTGGGCTATGGCACCCAGCGCAAACGCGACATCACCGGCTCGGTAGCGTCCATCTCGGCGGAGCAAGTGGCCGAAACGCCCATTACCCGCGCCGACCAGATTCTGCAGGGCCGCGTGAGTGGCGTGCAGGTTACGCAAACGAATTCGGAGCCGGGCGGAAACGTTTCCATCCGCATTCGGGGCACTAACTCCATCAACTCCGGCAACGAGCCGCTATTCGTGGTAGATGGCTTCCCCGGCGCCGGCGACCTAAACTCCATTAACCCCAGCGACATTGAGTCGATTGAGGTGCTGAAGGATGCTTCTGCCACGGCCATTTATGGTAGCCGGGGTGCCAACGGGGTAGTTATCATCACCACCAAAAAAGGCAAGGCTGGCCGCAACGCCATCAACTTTGAGGCCTACACCGGTGTGAGCAACGTGCGCAAGAAGTACGACCTGATGAACGCCCCTGAGTTTGCGCGCTACCTCAACGACGTGCAGACGCTCAACAACCTCGAAAACAAAACCACCACGCCCCTGCCCTACACGCAGCAGCAGATTGATGCCATGGGTGAGGGTACCGACTGGCAGGATGAGATTTTCCGGCAGGGCCGCCAAAGCAATTACCAGCTGGGGTTCAGCGGCGGCACCGAAGACACCCGCTATAACCTCAGCTTCAATTACTTTGATCAGGAAGGCATTATCCTGAACTCCGGCTTCAAGCGCGGCTCCGTGCGCCTGAACCTGGACCGGAGGGTGAGCAACAAGATTAACGTGAGCTTCACCAGCCAGCTTTCCCGCACTCAGCAGCGCCTTACTACCGTAAACACCAACGGCGGTAGCAATGGGGGCGTACTGCTCGATGCCCTGCGCTTCAGCCCCATTCAGCCGGTGCGCGATGCGAATGGCAATTACACTTTCCAGAACCAGCCCCTGCCGGCCGTAGAAATTGCTGGCAACCCAGTGGCCTACGCTGAAAGTGCCAAAGACAACCTCACCACCACCCGCGCCCTCATCAACGTAGCCGGCGAGTATCAGCTACTGGAAGGCCTGAAACTGCGCATTTCGGGCGGCACCGACCTGTTTGCCAACCAGCGCAACCAGTTTATCCCCTCTACGGTGTATGTGGGCCAGAACACCAACGGCTCGGCCACTAAAGCCTCCAACAACAACTACAGCTGGCTGAACGAGAACACGCTGACCTACGACCGCAAGCTCAACGAGAACAACGCCCTGAATGTGGTGGCGGGTTTGAGCTTCCAGGAGTTCGTGAATGAGAACTACAGCGCCTCGGCCAACAACTTCTTCACCAATGCTCTGGGCTCCGATAACATAGGCCTGGGCGCTAACGTGCTGACGCCCAGCTCGGGCAAAAACTCCAACCGCCTGGCCTCTTACTTTGGGCGGGTAAACTACCGGCTGTTCGAGAAGTATCTGTTCACCTTCACGATGCGCGCCGATGGCTCCTCGCGTTTCGGGCCGAACAACAAGTGGGGCTACTTCCCTTCAGCCGCCTTCGCCTACCGTCTGATTGATGAGAACTTCATGAAGGGCTTTACGTCCCTGAGCGACCTGAAGCTGCGCGCCAGCTACGGCATCACGGGCAACCAGGAAATTGGCTCGTATCAGTCATTGGGGCGGTATGGGCTGAGCGCCTACACCTCGGGGGCCACGCGCCTGGTAGGCCTGTCGCCTTCTAACGTGCCCAACCCCGACCTGAGCTGGGAGTCTACGGCCGCCGCCGACGTGGGGATAGATGTGGCTTTCCTGAAAAACCGCATCAGCGTTACGGCCGATGTGTACTACAAGAAAACCACCGACCTGCTGCTGCAGGTATCCATTCCGCAGACAACGGGCTTCTCCAACATTCTGCAAAACGCGGGCAGCGTGCAGAACAAGGGCTTGGAGTTCTCCTTGAACACGGTCAACTTCGACTCAAAGAAGTTCTCCTGGAATACCAACCTCAACTTCTCGCTCAACCGCAACAAAGTGCTTGACCTCAATGGCGAGTACCAGCGCTTCGTAGGCCAGTCGAGTACGAGCCTGTTTCCCGGTGCTACGGCTGCCACCAGCGTGCTGCGGGTTGGGGAGCCCATTGGCTCTTTCTACGGCTACGTGTTCCAGGGCATTTGGCAGACCCCGGAGGAAATTACAGCCAGCGGCCTGACTACCACCGTGCGCCCCGGCGACCCCCGCTACGCCGATCTGAACGGCGACAAGAAGATTGACGGCAACGACCGCACCATCATTGGGCGGGCCCAGCCGAAGTTCATTTACGGCTTCACCAACGGCTTTAGCTACGGCCCCGTGAGCCTGAACATCTTTATTCAGGGCGTGCAGGGAACTGATGTGCTTAACCTCAACCGCTACGAGCTGGAGTCGGGCTTTACTACCACCAACAAGCTGAGGTCGGTGAATGACCGTTGGACTGGTCCCGGTACCAGCAACACCATTCCGAAGGCTAACAGCGTGGTGCGCCGCAGCACCGGCATTGTGAGCGACGTGGTGGAGAACGGCAGCTTCGCCCGCCTGAAAACCGTGACGGTTTCTTTCAATGTGCCCCTGCCCGAGGCCGTAACCAAAACCATTAAATCGGCCAGCGTGTACGTGACCGGCCAAAACCTGATTACGATTACGAAATACTCCGGCTACGACCCCGAAGTAAACTCGTTCGGTAACTCCGGCCTGAGCCTGAACACCGACTACAACGCCTTCCCCAGCACGCGCACCTTCATTGGCGGCGTGAAGATTGGCTTCTAA
- a CDS encoding LacI family DNA-binding transcriptional regulator, which produces MPPVSLKVLARELNLSVSAVSRALNDRSDIAQHTKDRVRALASKLQYEPNPYASSLRGHKSKTIGIVIPAVHNHFFSLAINGIEEVARENDFHVLISLTHEAPEQEASIIQVLAAGRVDGVLLSMARNSQASTHLTVLRDRGIPVVLFDRVYDDLPTATVTTDDYASGYQATQHLLEAGCRTVAHLTISDTLSIGKRRLQGYMAALQDWGLPYEEALVVQGHTNEALNTPLIEELLRNRPEIDGIFASVETLAMSSYDACRNLGLSIPDDVKVIGFSNLEIAALLNPPLTTITQPAYAIGREAARLLFRALQENVHLLPADSLELKSELSVRRSTARTR; this is translated from the coding sequence ATGCCCCCAGTTAGCCTGAAAGTACTTGCGCGGGAACTCAACCTGTCCGTTTCGGCGGTGTCGCGGGCACTCAACGACCGCAGCGACATTGCCCAGCACACCAAAGACCGGGTGCGGGCGCTGGCCAGCAAGCTACAGTATGAGCCCAACCCCTACGCCAGCAGCTTGCGCGGGCACAAAAGCAAAACCATTGGCATTGTTATTCCGGCCGTGCACAACCACTTCTTCTCCTTGGCCATTAATGGCATTGAGGAGGTAGCCCGGGAAAATGATTTTCATGTGCTGATTTCCCTGACCCACGAGGCGCCCGAGCAGGAAGCCTCCATTATTCAGGTATTGGCCGCTGGGCGTGTAGATGGGGTACTGCTCTCCATGGCCCGCAACAGCCAGGCCAGCACTCACCTAACCGTACTGCGCGACCGGGGCATTCCGGTGGTGCTTTTTGACCGGGTATATGATGACTTGCCCACGGCCACCGTCACCACCGACGACTATGCCAGCGGGTATCAGGCCACCCAACACCTGCTGGAGGCGGGTTGCCGCACTGTGGCTCACCTCACTATTTCCGATACGCTTTCTATTGGCAAGCGCCGGCTGCAAGGCTACATGGCGGCTTTGCAAGACTGGGGCCTGCCCTATGAGGAAGCCCTGGTAGTGCAGGGCCACACCAATGAGGCCCTCAACACCCCACTCATTGAGGAGCTGCTGCGCAACCGGCCCGAGATTGACGGCATTTTTGCCTCCGTAGAAACGCTGGCTATGAGCAGCTACGACGCCTGCCGTAACCTGGGCCTCTCCATCCCTGATGACGTGAAAGTAATTGGGTTTTCTAACCTGGAAATTGCTGCCCTGCTCAACCCGCCCCTCACCACTATTACGCAGCCGGCCTACGCAATTGGCCGCGAGGCCGCCCGGCTGCTGTTTCGGGCCCTGCAGGAGAACGTGCATCTCTTACCCGCTGATAGTCTGGAGTTAAAATCGGAGCTGAGCGTGCGGCGCTCTACGGCCCGCACCCGGTAA
- a CDS encoding glycoside hydrolase family 30 protein — protein sequence MHKFLIAAALASTLGTTATAQKASSSKSKASSSSSSYSAVGKQVQVYTTAANSELRLSATDKLSFSAQPQPLETQPTVFVDPNHSFQTLLGIGGALTDAAAETFAKLPTAQQQELLRAYYSPTQGIGYTLARTTIHSTDFSTAPYTYVADGDKTLQTFSVKHDEQYRIPFIKQAIAAAGGQLTMYVSPWSPPAWMKTNQSMLKGGKLLPEYRQLWADYYVKFIKAYERQGIPIWGLTVQNEPMAVQKWESCIFTAEEERDFVKGYLGPTLKKGGLGDRKLIGWDHNRDLMYQRAATLFDDPEASTYYWGLGYHWYETWTGSGMQFENLRRVHETYPDKHLIFTEGCIEKFDFSNVNDWQLGERYGHSIINDFNAGTEAWTDWNILLDQTGGPNHVGNFCYAPIIGDTRSGRLLYTNSYYYIGHFSKFIRPGARRIATTASRDVLQTTAFRNPDGTVAVVVMNQTDQQQPFQLWIRGQAAPTTSRPHSIMTLLVN from the coding sequence ATGCACAAGTTTCTGATTGCCGCGGCGCTGGCTTCCACTCTCGGCACCACTGCCACGGCGCAAAAAGCCTCTTCTTCCAAATCCAAGGCTTCCTCCTCCTCTTCCTCCTACTCGGCGGTGGGCAAACAGGTGCAGGTCTACACCACGGCCGCTAACTCGGAGCTGCGCCTGTCGGCCACTGATAAGCTCAGCTTCTCGGCCCAGCCCCAGCCCCTGGAAACCCAGCCCACGGTCTTCGTCGACCCCAACCACTCGTTCCAGACCCTGCTCGGCATCGGCGGGGCCCTGACCGATGCCGCGGCCGAAACCTTCGCCAAGCTGCCCACAGCCCAGCAGCAGGAGTTGCTGCGCGCCTACTACAGCCCCACCCAGGGCATCGGCTACACGCTGGCGCGCACCACCATCCACAGCACCGACTTCTCCACGGCCCCCTACACGTACGTGGCCGACGGCGACAAGACGCTCCAGACCTTCAGCGTCAAGCACGACGAGCAGTACCGCATCCCCTTCATCAAGCAGGCCATTGCGGCCGCCGGCGGCCAGCTGACGATGTACGTGAGCCCCTGGAGCCCGCCGGCCTGGATGAAGACCAACCAGAGTATGCTCAAGGGCGGCAAGCTGCTGCCCGAGTACCGCCAGCTCTGGGCCGACTACTACGTCAAGTTCATCAAGGCGTACGAGCGCCAGGGCATCCCTATCTGGGGCCTGACGGTGCAGAACGAGCCCATGGCCGTGCAGAAGTGGGAGTCGTGCATTTTCACGGCCGAAGAGGAGCGCGACTTCGTGAAGGGCTACCTGGGCCCCACCCTGAAGAAAGGGGGCCTGGGCGACCGGAAGCTCATTGGCTGGGACCACAACCGCGACCTGATGTACCAGCGCGCCGCTACCTTGTTCGATGACCCGGAGGCCAGTACGTATTACTGGGGTCTGGGCTACCACTGGTACGAGACGTGGACCGGCTCGGGCATGCAGTTTGAGAACCTGCGCCGCGTACACGAAACCTACCCCGACAAGCACCTGATCTTCACGGAGGGCTGCATCGAGAAGTTTGACTTCTCGAACGTAAATGACTGGCAGCTGGGTGAGCGGTACGGCCACTCGATAATCAATGACTTCAACGCCGGCACCGAGGCCTGGACCGACTGGAACATCCTGCTGGACCAGACCGGCGGCCCCAACCACGTGGGCAACTTCTGCTACGCCCCCATCATCGGGGACACGCGCAGCGGCCGGCTGCTCTACACCAACAGCTACTACTACATCGGCCACTTCAGCAAGTTCATCCGGCCCGGGGCCCGGCGTATTGCCACCACGGCCAGCCGCGACGTGCTGCAGACCACGGCCTTCCGCAACCCCGATGGCACCGTCGCGGTGGTGGTGATGAACCAGACCGACCAGCAGCAGCCGTTCCAGCTCTGGATCAGGGGCCAGGCGGCTCCCACCACCTCGCGCCCTCACTCCATCATGACCCTGCTCGTGAACTAG